The DNA sequence taagaTCCATAACACTTAAACTATACAATCAAGTTTACATAATTCAGGTAATCtcctattaataaaaaatacatgtcaAATTGAAATCTGTTCCGCTCTGTCGaaattatttcctatttagtatgtattaagtttataaatacaGCTTAAAAGTAGTgtctatgaaattttttgcTATTTAACAAAGAAATAGTCTAACTTTGAATtctttttaatagtaaaaaccACACAATAACAAATAACTGCAGAAATCTGCTGTGCCTATTTTCTCATGTTAACCTACTGTCGTTGTCAATTAATTAAGATAGAATCTGCCAAGCCGGCCTAACTCATCACAAAATGTTCAcatgattaaatatattaaaatactaatttaacatttatgcATGAATGTATTTACTATAATAGAACTAACagaatatataacataagAACCCAACATCTAGAATAACTACAACATGTTGGAAAATATCAATCTATCAgtagattgaaaaatattattcatgtaaaagtttattcatatatatacattttatataaatatgtttatattaatttaatcaaaaatcttttaactAGATATCATAACCTAATATTAAGGGGAAAttactaatatattttcatatgcttttaatattacaacacACTAACTTTTTTGCTTTTTAACAAATCAATGTACGTTTCTAAAGATAATTTAGAAAGTGAAGCTACAGGTTCTGAGTAACTAACATTAGCGATGTTAGAGTGTGTTTGgatgttataaaaattcataaagcTGGTTGGATCTTACCGAAAACCTGTGAccatattaaaagttttatttttaaatttcggaATACTAAGGTTATTTTTGACACTACTATTATACctgaaatatacaattatcaTTTAAATCTAAAGGGTGACCTTACCATCGATCAAATTGCGTTTAATTTACAAACAATGGTATATAAAGACAATCTCCACTGTACATTCTACCATCTCCAATTaagttcattattttatttaaaacccaTCAGAAAATTCAATGTCTTCGTtcaataaatttgttaaaaatattttcttctcCTTATTGTTACTGTccaattgttttgttttagaataagaatgtaggtacttaatattcatgttaaaatttaaatcttttttaagggttgaaatagtcgagaattatttaaaagtttgtgTGTTTACCAAATAAACTAACGGATATCGCAGTATTTCGTAGTCTTCCCAGCGTCTTAGGAGTACGTTACCCAGAAATTAGGAATGTGATGCCTAAAAGTACATTGTGGTGGTAATGTCTATTCACATTACATTGCTAAGCGAGTATATTGTGGACGAAATTCATAGAGAAATAGGCCATAAAGGGGCGTAGACTTATCCCATTACATGGAATGATATAACAAGTTATACAAGCAAAAAACATTTGTTGCACCGATCCTACTAACGAtacaagaaattttaaatggatATTGTTGTTCAAATACAACTAGCAAAtctacatacaaataaatgcATCCTTATATGCAATTaacttcatataaaattagttattacGAAAAGCTTCAACAGTATATggtacttaaaataaaattgatacaaATATATGTTACGTGTGTTAATTGATATGATATTAAGATCTATGAGCATATTACCCTTGAATCTAAATATCTCAAGGTATCAATCTAAGCCATCGTAAAACTACATTCAagattgatttaaattttagaataTAGACCGAAAAATTTCAGTTAAATGTCAAATATACATTTAGATTCAAAATCGGTTATTCACTacaagtttaatattaaaagttatcgtatttaaataatcaattttcTAGATACATTTAGCAGAAACagacaattaaaacattagtattataaatagaattcccttttactttaaaaagcaCTATCTAGCGCCATTTACTTACCTCACTAAACCAAACAGATGactaagtacataatatatgtatggataaatattatatgaagaGGTAATTATTTCGGCTGTTACCTGAAGTATTCATTATATACTTAATTCAACATATTTTCTGTCCCTATTAACTAAGACAACTGCAGTAACTACACCTTTAAAATAACCGACTTCTTTAAGATTATATCCAGAAATTGTATAATACAAATTGGCTATTCAAAACCACCAAACGCTATACCTGCTGCGGTTTTTTAAACAgacataacaattataaaaattaaaatttcttctATAGAGTGAGGGCATAAACTTTCGTGTTTTGAAATAcggtaataataattgaggaaatatgtatatgtatgtttgtgaCAATCAAACCCAAAAACTACTGAACAGATGTCAAAATTGTGAAACAATTAGAATACCTGAATGAATAGGCTATATTTTCAGACAACAAAGTGCagaatatatgtaaaatacaaacaaattttttacgTATTACAAATCGATTTTTACTTTCATATCAACACAATGCAATAATTTACAACTAAAGTGCAAATTAGGGATAATCCTCATATGGAACACCGAGATAATACCTGATATTCAACACAAATCGTCTTCTTCTTCGGTCTTTCTATTATCAGCGAAATCGATTTCTTCTATCTCTGCTCGTGACGTGTTCGCTACTTCACCCtaacagaaatatatattattactagctgatccggcaaacgtcgttttgccatgtatatcaattataaaaaaaaaggtgttgatcgtagagtggtgaaaattaggggttgtatgtattttttaatgttgtatcataaaaaaaatatattttggggtggactaccctcaACATTtcaacatgaaaaataaatgttgtccgattctcagacatacccaatatgcacacaaaatttaatgagaatcggtcaagccgtttcggaggagtttaaccacaaacaccgcgacacgagaattttatatattagataatatatacttCTCACGTCTAAGGCATATCGGTTACCTCACAAAAGTTTCTTTAGCGACCACACGCTCAAGCCAATAGACCaataccattaaaaaaaattaaaccgacttcaaatacctgtcaaaatttatgtgttaCACAAGTCCCAAATCCCACAACTACCGAATTGATTTTGATGAACAGTTTTCTAAGTAGTAATAAgtattagtttattattaaatcaaataggGGCTCCCCATAAGGTTACTAAAAATTTGTGGACCAACACAATTATCAAATTTAACAACTTATACTTGGAAGCCTAAATAGATCATGTCCATCTGACcacttatttttgaagttggaTAATACCCGTCCCATATTAACATATGATTGAGAGCATCAAAGAccttttataatttcatttttaataaactatcaTAGGCACTTTATACTTACTTCGCTTATATTCACGCTGACATAGGACGGCGCCGCATTTTCTCTTACAGCTGCTTTTGGAACAGGATCAATCCCTTCAGGCAGAGGTATAGTTCCCGCCAATCTCGCATACTCAACGTCCATGCTACGTATAAATGGTGACGCAAGCGCTCTTTTCGCAGCATCACGATCCTCTTCATCATATGCTTGTAAGAGCATTTCCAAGGTTTGCATTTCGGGCACTTCGCAATTGTTACCCCATTCCTAATGAACCAAAATACATGGCCTAAACTTCACTGGCATTTGACATACAATTcgcaaataaaattacataataaacagcAATATTGAATTGTTAAAGGAGTAtcaaaatagtaaattaaacaTAGTGAAAAAATTTCTCCCCATACAACCATTATAGTAGGAGAGCTGGCACCAATTTTTGGGCAGGTATTTGAGGCAAGCTGAAAACTTGTCACATACCTCTCCTATTATATTCCAACACGGAATTGCAGACCTGGCTGGTGAGTAGCGGGGCTAAATCAACccctacatttttaaaaatattaatttttttccccaaaaatatatttcaggcAATACGCAATTTATATACACTTGGCGTCAAAAAAATCGCACCTTTCTTAAAATTCGTGTCAAGCGGTTATAACTTCTAAGATCCTTCCTGTACCCTATCATTATTAGTATCATTTAAAAGCTTAATTAATAagctttcaaaaaaattatcatttgtTTACGGAGAATCAAAAACCACAAATCATCAGCACTTTGATTAAAAAGTGGCGATGTACGCGTTTGGTGGCTCACTAATTATACCACCCTGGACGCGTATATAACGAGGGAGTAAAAGTCAATGATGGGTTATTCGCTATCCAGACGTCACAGAGGTCACTCCTGAAGAGCTTCGACAAGAAAAAACTCAGTGAAAATGGATACCATGGCAAAGAAGCAGCTCAAGTGGTGGCCCTACTGCAAATCGGACTACGGCACGTTGAAGTTGCTCGGCAACTGAAAATCAGCAGATTTCGAGTGCAACGGGTATACCAACGGTTCCAAGAGACTGGAGGTTACATCAGGAGACATGGATCCGGGAGACGTCGCTGCACTACCGTCAGAGGTGATCGCTCCATTGTGTCGACGTCTTTGCGGAACCGCTTCTTCAACGCTGTGGAGCTGCAGCAGCGGCTTTGAGCTACTCGAAGGACAGCTGACAGCGTCTCCACTATCAGAAGAAGGCTGTGAGAGAAGAATTTGCTGCCCCGGAGAGCTGCTACAGGCCCCCTATTGACTGCCATCCACCGGACGAAAAGGAAGCGATTTTACGAAACGCACGTGCCGTGGACATTCGACCAGTGGAGGAATATCCTGTTCTCCAACGAAACCCGAGTGTGCCTGTACACCAACAACATGCGTAAGAGAGTCTACAGGCGGCCAGGGGAGCGTTTCACACCAGCCTGGACCGTGGAAACCGTCGGGTATGGAGGAGGATCCTGCATGTTCTAGGGCGGTATTTCTATCGACGGCAAGACAGACCTCGTGTGCGTCTCCAGAGCTGGAGATCGTCGCGGTCAGGGGTCTCTGACTGCCCACCGGTATATCACCGAGGTTTTGGAGGAGCATGTGGTCCCATGTGCAGGTATTGTCGGCGCCAACTTCGAGTTCATGCCGAACATTCGAGCCTCGATTGTCAAGGACTACCTACGTCGAGTTGGCATCAAGGTTATGGACTGGCCAGCAAGAAGCCCCGACCTCAATCCTATCGAGCACCTCTGGGACGAGCTGAAACGGCGAGTTCGGGCCCGTAATCCAGCTCCTACCACTCTCGATGAGCTTAGAGATGCCGTCATCGAGGAGTGGGACAACATTCCCCAGGAACACGTCGTGACGCTCATCAGGTCCATGACTGACCGCTTGGAAGCTGGTTGGAGAGATAGAGGAGGCAACACTAAGTTTTAAGACTAATTTTTAAGGATtgtcattgtttatttttaatttttgtattgttccttttatttgtaattttgatcAGAATACACATTGTTTCACATTTTCacagaattttctttttttatgggGGTGGTGGCCAATTTCCTACCGTTTTCAAATAAGGGATTTCATTAGCTTTCAAATGATACTAATAATGATAAGGTACAGGAAGGATCTTCGGAGTTATAATCGCTTGACACGAATTTTAGGAAAGGTGCGATTTTTTTGACGCCGAGTGTATGTTGCagagtaatatttaataaatccaaaaaaaagctctcggaccattatgacatattaaaaaaatatgaatagtcTTTACCTTATAAGCCTTTTCAGCTGCCACAGCGTCGCCTCTAGCCAGTTGCACAAGGACAATGGCAACTGTAAGTCGTCCCACTGCCCCAGTATAACCTGATTCAAGGTGGAAGCCAATCTCACGTCTAAGGCTATCCAATGCTTCATCAAATCTCTCCAGTTTAACAAGAAGTCGGGACGCCTTGCTTATGTATTCTGTGCCTTGATGTTGAGAGCTTTCGACCTATTAAAGacgtttttcatttaaattttgttatagataaaagctttaaaaacCTCTGGTTACAATAATAGCAAGACATGGATGAATGACCTTATTATCGTGAATATCGctctatattcatttataataaggTTTCGTTTCGTTTCCTTTGCTACTCATCGTCCTGTAGAGTTCAATACGACATTACCATAATCTTGTTGTTTACGTGatgattattatgtatatttggAAGAGAAAGTTGTGTTGAgtaatgatatatatttttaaataaacataatagatcaatgtatataataaataacttaccgAAGACACATCAGCTGCCTGCTGGAATAACTTGACAGCAAGCTCGGGAGCCTTCTCTTCAATAATCTTGGCGACTTTGTCTAGGACATTTGCGCCAGCATCTCC is a window from the Pieris napi chromosome Z, ilPieNapi1.2, whole genome shotgun sequence genome containing:
- the LOC125062586 gene encoding gamma-soluble NSF attachment protein; this encodes MSKILEAQEHCKAAEKYLKTGLLKWKPDYDSAADEFSQAAQCYRISRDVKNSKECHMKAAELYEKNRSFFHAAKAIENAVIVSKELSSPEELYNMACNSSSLYQQHGSGDAGANVLDKVAKIIEEKAPELAVKLFQQAADVSSVESSQHQGTEYISKASRLLVKLERFDEALDSLRREIGFHLESGYTGAVGRLTVAIVLVQLARGDAVAAEKAYKEWGNNCEVPEMQTLEMLLQAYDEEDRDAAKRALASPFIRSMDVEYARLAGTIPLPEGIDPVPKAAVRENAAPSYVSVNISEGEVANTSRAEIEEIDFADNRKTEEEDDLC